The following nucleotide sequence is from Dyella sp. BiH032.
GCAAGGCGTAGCTGTCTTCCTCGCTGCGAAGTAGCGTCGTACCCACAGCCCCTGAGTAATAGTCCGTGCGCTTCAACAGGCTTTCGGACGCATCAAACCGATTGCTGAACGTATAGTGCGCTGCTGCACCATTCGGGAAGGTCACATCTGTCCACACCGTATCCGTGCAGCCCGAGCCACAATTTTCGATCGCACTGTTGTTAGGTGGCGAGTACTGATAGGACCAGGTTTGATCAATTGCGGCACCCGAGAAATGCTTTTGGACGAGAGCAGCCACGCCATAAACATCAGGATTCTGTGTCTCATACGTTCCGACAGGGCCCACGTCGACACAGGTATTAGGGGTATACGACCGTCCCCTGACGAGACTTTGGACAGTGAAGGTCCCCACCAATCCAGATGGATGAGTGATCGTGCCAGCGGACGTTGATCCAGTGGCGTTCCATATGGTCGTGCATGGCGACGAAGCCAGCAGCGAGTCCTCGCCGGGCGGATGGAAGGCACTGAGATTGAATTGCCATGCGCTGCTATCCGGCTGGATCACTTGCGAAAGCGCCGGAACATACGGATCGGTGCCGTAGATGTAGGTCCATACTCGGGGCTGTGCCAAGTCCGGCTGCACAGTTACGGACTTCAATCGATAGGCAGTCCCTACTACCGGGTGCTGCCAAGCCTCATAGGCAAGCGCTACTTTGCGTCCATCACTCGCAGCGATCTGCGCCAAGTTTCCGTTGCCATCGTACGAATAGACCAGATAGTTGCCAAAGCGGTCCTCAATGCGAGTGACCATCAGCATGGCCGTTCGGCGATGGAGAGCTCCTTGGCTGGGCCGAGCCATCGTCGGCGCATCTCGGTAGATCAGCCAGTCAAACCAATACTTAGTACCGTCTGGCGCGATACCGAAGAATCCCTGCCCTGATTGGCCATTCGAGGTCTGGTCGAGGCAGCCAATTGACCAACGATCTTTAGTGACAATGGGAAAGGCGCCCGATGACGGAGCCTGTCCATTCGACGTATCGCGGCCAAGCAGTGATTGCGTCTCGCCGCTAGCCTCTATTAGCTGGTAACCGTGCCACCATCGATAAGATGGCCAATCGGCCGGCTCGTAGCCTTGCTTGGTCGGCACGACAGCATCTTCGGCTGGCCCGAAGTTCGAGCACCTCTGCGGATCGCTCAGAAAAGACCATTGTCCGGTCGTTCCGTCCCAGAAGCTTTCCGCCGATAGCGTTTCGATATGCGGGACGTTGAGGGTCCAATCGACGAGTAGATTGTTGACCGCATCTTCGTAGTGCGTACTTAACGACAGATCGGGGATCTTGAAGCTCCGCGACAACGTCAACGCCGGCCCAGTACCCGCCAAGTTCACATCGATCTGCGTAAACGACAAGGCGCCGTTGTATAGGCTAACGTTCTCGCCGAAAGGCGTCTCGCCAAGCGGCGCTATATCTTCCGTAACCTTGATATTCTTCTTGTACTCATCCTCGGGCTTGATGGTCGCCGATTGGGACCACGCGGAGAACGAGCAGATACTCAATGCCAATGCCAGCACGGCATGACGCGTCCCGCGCCATCTGCAACACACCATTGCACACCCCTAGGTTGGCTTAGGTTTTCCAGCAATGGCCATGCCGATCGCATGGAAAAGCTCAACCCATCCGATCAGAACACGGTTCCGCCAGCTTGAGACCAAGAACGAATCACGTCGTGGTGACTTCTGGATGGAAAGCAGATTCGCTTGTGGTAGGACAAAACAGACTGCCGATTAGCGGCTATCGATGCCTGCCCGTCACGCATCTACGAACACACCCTGCCGACACGAGAGCAAGCAGAGCCAAATGTCCGGCTCTAGGCGGTACCGGGATAAAGGATTTCGTCAAAAGCGGCGGAAATAACTGCACGCGTGCCGGCCGCAATGGCTGGCCTTCCCCCCATGACGCTCCGTTTCGCAAGAGCGTGCTGGCAAGGCAAAGCGGCTTAACCATCCTTAGCCCCCCCCCAATCTGACCCACCCCATGCGCTGCGCATGCGTCGTAGGAAACTACCCGTCCATTTATGCAAAAAGCAACTAGTAATTTCTTGCGCATCTTTGGCGTAAATTCATGCCGCAAACGAGCCGGCGGCACCTTATCCAATCTAGACAAGCCCCCCGACCCGTGCCCACGATCACATAGATAACCCTGGGGGACACATGAGCAAGAACGCCTCGCAACTCGAACGCCTCACCTTCTTCTCCGATGCGGTGTTCGCCATCGCCATCACTTTGCTGATCATCGAGGTGCACGTGCCGCACGTGAGCGGTGGGGACGATGCGGCGTACTGGCAGGCGCTGGCGGAGCTGCGGCCCAGCCTGTTCGGGTTCATGCTGAGCTTTCTGGTGATCGGTGCCTTGTGGATGGCGCATCACCGGGTGTTCGGCATGCTGGCGGATTACAGCCAGAAGATCCTGTGGCCGAACATGTTCCTGCTGATGGTGGTGGCCTTCATGCCGTTCGTGACGGCGCTGATGAGCGCGCATCCGCTGGCGCGGGTGCCGGAGCTGTTCTATTCGGGCACCTTGCTGGCCGCGGGCCTATTGCAGAACCGGCTGTTCTCGCTGGCGCTGCGCGCGCCCTACGTGCGCGACGACGTGCCGGCGGAAGAAGTCGCGGCCGCGCGCTGGCGGTCGTGGGGCATGCCGACGTCCGCCGCGCTGTCGCTGATCGCAGCCTGGTTCGTGCCGGGGTGGAACAATTTCTTGCTGCTCAGCATTCCGCTGCTGGTGCGGTTGTATGCTGCCGCGGGCCGGCGCCGCACGCTTCGCCTGCAGGCGGCTGCCGGCGCCTGATTTCAGGAGCCCCCCCATGCCTGCCCGCTTCCGCCTGTTCGCCGCCACGGCCGCCGTGCTGGGATGGTTCGCGCTCGGCTTGCAGCTGCTGTTGTCGATCCAGCTGACCCGGGCGAACGGCCAGGGCGCGCTGGCCGGGGTGTGGAGCTACCTCGGTTTCTACACCGTGCTGACCAATATCCTGGTGGCGATGGTCCTGACGGCCGGCGCGCTTGGGCCGCGCGGGGCGGTGACGCGGTTTTTCGGGCGTCCGGACGTCGCCTCGATGGCGGCCATGAGCATCGTCGTGGTCGGCATCATCTACAACCTGCTGCTGCGGCAGTTGTGGCATCCCGAGGGTTGGCAACTGTTCGCGGACGTCACCTTGCATGACGTCATGCCGATCGCGTTCCTGCTGTACTGGTGGTTCGCCGTGCCGAAGACCGCGCTGCACTGGCGGCAGATTCCGGCCTGGCAGAGCTACCCCATCGCCTACTTCGCCTATGCCTTGGCGCGCGGTGCGGTGAATGGCTGGTATCCCTATCCTTTCCTGGACGTGGCGCACGAAGGCTACCTGCAGGTGGTGATCAACGCCGTGATGGTGTTGTTGTTCTTCATCACCGTGGCCCTGGTGCTGGTGGGGTTGGGCCGCTGGCAGGCCCGCCGCGCGGCGCAGCCGGCCACCCAGCCGATCTGAATTCGCGGCGACGCGTCCGTCACGCGCTTGCGGCAGAATGCGCGCACGCGCCCTACGACCGGACTCCCATGCGCCTCCTGTCTTTGCCGATCGGCCTCGCCCTGCTTTTCGCCGCCTCGCCTGGCTTCGCCCAGGATGATGCCGCTGCGGCCTTCTTCGTGAAGCTGTACACGGAGAAGTGCATGAAGCACTACGCCAAGCCCGAAGCGCTGAAGGCGGAGTTCGAAGCCGCAAACACGCCCGAGCTGCCTGCGGACACCGCCGGCGTTTTCCTTGGCGGCGCAGCGGGCAAGGCGTGGCCGCAGCGTGGACCGGGCGAAGGGCGTTTCGTGGTGTCGCTGCGCGACGACGGCGTATGTACGGTGTTCGCGCAGTATGCCGATGACGTGAGCGTGGAGCGGCGATTCAAGGAACTGGTCTCCACTAGCCCCGCGCCACTCACGGCCGCGCCGGAAAAGGACGAGCGCAAGATGGCGCCGACCGGGCCGATCCACACGCTCAGCTATACGTGGTCGCGCCCCGGGGACGAGAGCGAGTTGCTCTTTTCCCTGACCACCGCCGTCTCCCCGGACGCGCCGGTCCAGGCCATGGCTTCGCTGGCGCGCGTGAAGAAGTAACGGACGTCACGTCCGTACGCGCAGATCCTCCAGCCACTCGCCTGCCAGGTGGGTGTGATCTTCGTGGTCGCTGTCGCGCCAGGGTTCGCGTAGCGCTTCCTCGTACCAGCGGCGGCAGGAAGATAGCTCGCGCAGGCGGTGAGCATAGGCGGAGCTCACCGGCTGCACTGGCAAGTCATAGGTCTGGATGCGGTAGGCCACGGGCGCATAGAAGGCGTCGGCCGCGGTAAAGCGCGCGCCCGCGAGAAAGGGGCCGCCGAAACGCCGGATACCTTCGGCCCATAGCTCGTCGAGGCGCGCGAGATCGGTCTTCAGCGTGTCCGGCAGGTGATACAGCCGCACGCGGATGCCGCAGCTCATCGAGGCGTGCTCGCGCAGCGGGCCGAAGCCGGAATGCATTTCCGCCGTGGCGCAGCGCGCCCAGGCACGGGCGGCGGGGTCTTCCGGCCACACGCCGGGATGGCGTTCGGCGAGGTACTCGACAATGCCCAGCGAATCCCACACGACCGTGTTGCCATCATGCAGACAGGGCACCTTGCCGTTGGGCGCGAACGGGCGGAAGTTGGCCCAGTTGTGATTGCCCTCGAAGCGCACGAGCTTCTCCTCGAAGGGAATGCCCAGCTCGTGCAGCAGCACCCAAGGGCGCATGGACCAGGAGGAGTAGTTCTTGTTGGCGATGTAGAGCGTGTACATGCCGGCCTCCCCGCGGCGCGTCGGTGGAGGCCTAAGCGTAGCCGCGTTCGCCGGCGCAGGCAGCCTCGACCGCATGCGGATCGAACGCAGTACCTGTGACGGTGTCAGGTGTCGAGGATCACCAGCGTCCCGTGGCTTCCCGGCGCCACCGCGTGCGGCACGCCCGCCGGGACGACATACAGTTCACCGGGGCCCACTCGCACGACATCGCCACCGATCTGAAGCAGCATCTGGCCATCCAGTACCAGCAGGCCCTCCGGATAGTCGTGGCACTCGTCCGGGTAAGCCAATGCGTCCATGCGCGCCACCTTGAAGTTGGCGCCGCCGAAGCGCGCCAGCACTTTCGATGTCCAAGCCTGCGGCAAGCCATCGGCCACCTCGGCCAAGCTGATCAACGCCATGGCTGCTTCAGTGCTGCTTGGCCGGCGTCGCCGCGATGGTGGCCGTGGACGCGGCCGGCGAGCGCTTGCGCGCATTGGCCAGGATCACACCGCCAACGGTGACGGCGCCGCCGACCACGGTGAGCAGCGCCGGCCGCTCGCCCAGCCACACCCAGCCGATCAGCACCGCGATCGGTGGCGAAAAGTAGATGAAACTGCTGACTTGCGACGCCGACGCGCGCTGCAGCGCGGCGTTCCAGGCGATGTAGCCGATGAAGGTCGGCGCAATGCCCAGCCACAGCAGCGAGCCGATATGCGCAGCCGGCGCATGCAGCAGCGCGGACGGCAGCCCCAGACCGAACGGCAGCGCCGCCAGCGTGCCGGCGAAGAAGGTGAACGCGGTGACGCCCAACATGCTGTTGCGCGCAAACAAGGGCTTCTGGCCCACGAACAGAATGGACGAGCACAGCACGCTCACCAGCACCAGCGCCGCCATCGGCTCGAACTTCACGCCCTTGCCACTGGCCAGCACCACCATCACCACGCCGACCAGGGCGATGCCCAGGCCGGTGAGGGTGCGCACCGACAGCCGCTCGCGCAGCCACAGCGCCGACAGCGCGGCGGTGGCGGCGGGAATCAGCGAGATGATGATGGCCGCCGTGCCGCT
It contains:
- a CDS encoding glutathione S-transferase family protein; protein product: MYTLYIANKNYSSWSMRPWVLLHELGIPFEEKLVRFEGNHNWANFRPFAPNGKVPCLHDGNTVVWDSLGIVEYLAERHPGVWPEDPAARAWARCATAEMHSGFGPLREHASMSCGIRVRLYHLPDTLKTDLARLDELWAEGIRRFGGPFLAGARFTAADAFYAPVAYRIQTYDLPVQPVSSAYAHRLRELSSCRRWYEEALREPWRDSDHEDHTHLAGEWLEDLRVRT
- a CDS encoding DMT family transporter, whose amino-acid sequence is MSTPERLDGRALIYIGIALLTWSSAYAAIAHALGSFTPGEVAFARLGIGSLCFAVLLLFKRVPLPARKDWLQLAVLGVLGLTVYHLCLNTAETRVASGTAAIIISLIPAATAALSALWLRERLSVRTLTGLGIALVGVVMVVLASGKGVKFEPMAALVLVSVLCSSILFVGQKPLFARNSMLGVTAFTFFAGTLAALPFGLGLPSALLHAPAAHIGSLLWLGIAPTFIGYIAWNAALQRASASQVSSFIYFSPPIAVLIGWVWLGERPALLTVVGGAVTVGGVILANARKRSPAASTATIAATPAKQH
- a CDS encoding TMEM175 family protein, coding for MSKNASQLERLTFFSDAVFAIAITLLIIEVHVPHVSGGDDAAYWQALAELRPSLFGFMLSFLVIGALWMAHHRVFGMLADYSQKILWPNMFLLMVVAFMPFVTALMSAHPLARVPELFYSGTLLAAGLLQNRLFSLALRAPYVRDDVPAEEVAAARWRSWGMPTSAALSLIAAWFVPGWNNFLLLSIPLLVRLYAAAGRRRTLRLQAAAGA
- a CDS encoding Pr6Pr family membrane protein, whose product is MPARFRLFAATAAVLGWFALGLQLLLSIQLTRANGQGALAGVWSYLGFYTVLTNILVAMVLTAGALGPRGAVTRFFGRPDVASMAAMSIVVVGIIYNLLLRQLWHPEGWQLFADVTLHDVMPIAFLLYWWFAVPKTALHWRQIPAWQSYPIAYFAYALARGAVNGWYPYPFLDVAHEGYLQVVINAVMVLLFFITVALVLVGLGRWQARRAAQPATQPI
- a CDS encoding cupin domain-containing protein, whose product is MALISLAEVADGLPQAWTSKVLARFGGANFKVARMDALAYPDECHDYPEGLLVLDGQMLLQIGGDVVRVGPGELYVVPAGVPHAVAPGSHGTLVILDT